The following proteins come from a genomic window of Nicotiana tomentosiformis chromosome 12, ASM39032v3, whole genome shotgun sequence:
- the LOC104101067 gene encoding transcription factor MYB20 has translation MGRQPCCDKIGLKRGPWTIEEDHKLMNFILNNGIQCWRLVPKLAGLMRCGKSCRLRWINYLRPDLKRGALSEAEEDMIIKLHSQLGNRWSKIAAHFPGRTDNEIKNHWNTRIKKKLKLLGLDPLTHKPIEQSEKLELPETLNFPQEQQNIQISTSSPSLDEMNESNLEMGSNELFQNSDTFSSDMYNPGLEDPFQNWIDSPIHWNLFDNLDDNFL, from the exons ATGGGAAGACAACCTTGTTGTGACAAGATTGGACTCAAAAGGGGTCCTTGGACTATTGAAGAAGATCATAAGCTTATGAATTTCATCCTCAACAATGGTATACAATGCTGGCGTCTTGTACCAAAATTAGCAG GGCTAATGAGATGTGGAAAGAGCTGTAGATTAAGGTGGATAAATTATCTAAGGCCAGATCTCAAAAGAGGAGCACTGTCAGAAGCAGAGGAAGACATGATCATCAAGCTTCATTCTCAGCTTGGCAATAG GTGGTCGAAAATAGCGGCGCATTTTCCAGGGCGTACAGACAATGAAATAAAGAATCACTGGAATACAAGGATCAAGAAGAAGCTAAAGCTCCTTGGCTTAGACCCTTTAACACACAAGCCTATTGAACAGTCTGAGAAGCTGGAATTGCCAGAAACTTTAAACTTTCCACAGGAGCAGCAGAATATTCAAATTTCAACATCTAGTCCCAGCTTAGATGAAATGAATGAGAGTAATTTGGAAATGGGATCAAATGAGTTGTTCCAAAATTCAGACACATTTTCCAGCGACATGTATAATCCAGGACTTGAAGATCCTTTCCAGAATTGGATAGATAGCCCAATTCATTGGAATCTTTTCGACAACTTAGACGACAATTTTCTATGA